One genomic segment of Elgaria multicarinata webbii isolate HBS135686 ecotype San Diego chromosome 21, rElgMul1.1.pri, whole genome shotgun sequence includes these proteins:
- the ZNHIT2 gene encoding zinc finger HIT domain-containing protein 2 — protein sequence MEAAGSSPPCGLCLAERAPYTCPRCHLRFCSVPCYRGHGSCARDFQSRELQLRLRGQRGDEASRRRLREALLRLRGLREPGDADPQLGLGPHSAQEALEGLWEQLSPEQRKAFQRMLSSGEISALLPPWQPWWVACSRGAALIQELGPTDAQAPQEASERNTRPPLPIQAQDTAAGTQSLPQPAGDSNSVPAVPAVIAPLATLIGSPLSPLVRFQLPNVLYAYAYALSLYNGDVGEAETTLPEFCETVLDVSGALGAKQVYRSTAEALQAALQAVTVDRYPECPLGNGGVMLAVAQLLMGERQVKQKGFTLAALAHLSRLLRNGKRQVPAEDRPKVFGAQKKCEFLLSWVNENEEALTLLALEAQREYKSHLDMAKEVGAVTQELEKMWGAKVPPSKRPLIEELD from the coding sequence ATGGAGGCCGCGGGTTCGAGCCCCCCTTGCGGCCTGTGCCTGGCCGAGCGCGCCCCGTACACCTGCCCGCGCTGCCACCTGCGCTTCTGCTCCGTGCCTTGCTACCGGGGCCACGGCTCGTGCGCCCGCGACTTCCAGAGCCGCGAGCTGCAGCTCCGGCTCCGGGGCCAGCGGGGCGACGAGGCTTCGCGCCGCCGCCTGAGGGAGGCCCTCCTCCGGCTGCGGGGACTACGCGAGCCCGGGGATGCGGACCCCCAGCTAGGCCTCGGCCCCCATTCGGCGCAGGAGGCGCTCGAGGGCCTGTGGGAGCAGCTGAGCCCCGAGCAGAGGAAGGCTTTCCAGCGGATGCTGAGCAGCGGGGAGATCTcggccctgctgcccccttggcAGCCCTGGTGGGTGGCATGCAGCCGTGGGGCAGCCCTGATCCAGGAGTTGGGCCCCACGGATGCCCAAGCCCCACAGGAAGCCTCCGAGCGCAACACCCGGCCTCCGCTTCCCATCCAGGCGCAAGACACCGCTGCTGGCACCCAGAGCCTTCCGCAGCCTGCGGGTGATTCGAACTCGGTGCCCGCCGTGCCCGCTGTCATCGCGCCTCTGGCCACCCTCATCGGCTCGCCTCTCTCGCCCCTGGTCCGCTTCCAGCTGCCCAACGTGCTCTATGCCTACGCGTACGCCCTGTCACTTTATAACGGGGATGTGGGCGAAGCGGAGACGACGCTTCCCGAATTCTGCGAAACGGTCCTGGACGTCTCCGGGGCTCTGGGGGCCAAGCAGGTGTACCGGTCCACGGCGGAGGCCCTGCAAGCCGCCCTGCAGGCGGTGACGGTGGACCGGTACCCCGAATGCCCTTTGGGCAACGGCGGCGTGATGCTCGCGGTGGCCCAGCTCTTAATGGGGGAGCGCCAGGTGAAACAGAAGGGATTCACCTTGGCCGCTCTCGCCCATCTGTCCAGGTTGCTGAGAAACGGGAAGAGGCAGGTACCTGCCGAAGACCGGCCCAAGGTGTTCGGAGCCCAGAAGAAGTGCGAATTTCTCCTGTCCTGGGTGAACGAGAACGAGGAGGCCTTGACCCTCCTGGCCTTGGAGGCACAGAGGGAGTACAAGTCCCACCTGGACATGGCGAAGGAAGTGGGCGCTGTCACCCAGGAACTGGAGAAGATGTGGGGGGCCAAAGTGCCCCCCTCCAAAAGACCCTTGATAGAAGAATTGGACTGA
- the TM7SF2 gene encoding delta(14)-sterol reductase TM7SF2, whose amino-acid sequence MDRFRVPRTKELEFGGVLGAALLVAVMPATVFYLLLTCKSEPASLLNVPLPLPTFRSLWSPQDFVLVLAWIGLQAVLYMLPMGKVTEGIALRDKTRLQYRINGSHAMLVTALVLGAGLAAGLRLSYVYDHFLQLAFSASLLAFGLSVLLYLKALLAPETAMAPGGNSGNPIYDFFMGHELNPRIGAFDLKFFCELRPGLLGWAVINMAMLVKETELRGSPSLAMILVNAFQLLYVVDAFWHEEAILTTMDIVHDGFGFMLAFGDLTWVPFLYSLQTYFLVTHPQKLSLLVAAGIILLNGLGYSIFRGANSQKNTFRRNPADPKVAGLRTIPTATGRRLLVSGWWGFVRHPNYLGDLIMAFAWSLPCGLSHILPYFYVLYFTLLLVHREARDEHQCLRKYGLAWQEYCRRVPYRIFPYIY is encoded by the exons ATGGATCGGTTCAGAGTCCCCCGCACCAAGGAACTGGAATTTGGGGGTGTCCTAG GGGCTGCTCTCCTCGTCGCCGTCATGCCTGCCACCGTTTTCTACCTGCTGCTAACCTGCAAGTCCGAGCCAGCCAGCCTTCTCAACGTGCCCCTGCCTTTGCCAACCTTCCGCTCTTTGTGGAGCCCCCAGGACTTTGTGCTGGTCTTGGCCTGGATTGGGCTGCAAGCCGTGTTGTACATGCTACCAATGGGGAAG GTCACTGAGGGGATTGCCCTTCGAGACAAGACTCGGCTGCAGTACCGTATCAACG GGTCGCACGCCATGTTGGTCACCGCGCTGGTCTTGGGGGCCGGGCTGGCCGCAGGGTTGCGCCTCAGTTACGTCTACGACCATTTCCTGCAGCTCGCCTTCTCGGCATCTCTCCTCGCCTTCGGCCTCAGCGTCCTTCTCTATCTCAAGGCTCTGCTTGCTCCAGAGACAGCCATGGCTCCAGGCGGGAATTCAG GAAACCCTATTTACGATTTCTTCATGGGTCACGAGTTGAACCCGCGCATTGGTGCTTTTGACCTCAAGTTCTTCTGTGAGCTGCGCCCAGGCCTCCTTGGATGG GCCGTGATCAACATGGCCATGTTAGTGAAGGAAACGGAGCTGAGGGGCAGCCCTTCCTTGGCGATGATCCTGGTGAATGCCTTCCAACTTCTCTACGTGGTGGACGCCTTCTGGCATGAG GAAGCCATCCTAACCACCATGGATATAGTCCACGACGGCTTCGGCTTCATGCTAGCTTTCGGAGACCTGACGTGGGTTCCGTTCTTGTACAGCCTGCAGACTTACTTCCTGGTAACCCACCCACAGAAGCTGAGCCTGCTCGTGGCTGCGGGGATCATTCTGCTAAACG GGCTAGGCTATTCCATCTTCCGTGGGGCGAACTCCCAGAAGAACACCTTCCGCCGGAATCCTGCCGACCCCAAAGTAGCTG GACTCCGGACCATCCCCACGGCCACAGGACGGCGCCTGCTGGTGTCAGGGTGGTGGGGCTTCGTCCGGCACCCCAACTACTTAGGGGACCTCATCATGGCGTTCGCGTGGTCCTTACCGTGCG GCCTCAGCCACATCCTGCCTTATTTCTACGTCCTCTACTTCACCTTGCTCCTGGTTCATCGGGAGGCCAGGGACGAACACCAGTGCTTGAGGAAATACGGCCTCGCCTGGCAGGAATATTGCCGGCGCGTCCCGTACCGGATCTTCCCGTACATCTACTGA